From the genome of Nicotiana tabacum cultivar K326 chromosome 17, ASM71507v2, whole genome shotgun sequence:
TGGTCAGTGGTGCGCCATTCGCAACCCTCTGATATTGCTTCAGTGATCTTAAGAAGCCTGCTTCAACTTCTGAACCGTTTTATAAAAGATGAATTTTGCAAGTAAACACTTTCTTTACTCATACACCCTTGAATATATGTCCTCTGTCATATATGCCCTCTTGTTCTCGTGATACACAGCACAGACAGTTATCTCAAAAGGAGGAATATTTCACACACAACTCAACCAAACCATGCTTCTGTGCAATGACCTGCATCTTGTCCAAAGGCAAGCCTTCAACAGCAGGGTGAGAAAACACCTAATACAGGAGAAAGAGAGATCCACAAGCAGACTCCCATTTCCAGGGCATGGAAACTAAGGTTTTAAACGTAACAGTTCATCTCCTTGCCTGCTGGGGCTTGTAGATGAGGAGTTAGTCGGCCTTTTAAAGAACAATAAATTTTTTAGTTCTGAACTACAGAATAGTATCATTAGGTTTTGCACTGAATCTACTGAGGTAAACAACTTGCAAAAAGGAATACAATAAGAAACAataatgaactcaatgcaactaTATTCCTGAATAAGAGCACCACATTAAGGTTCCGGTCCACATAGAACTACGCTTAACACTCTAACCATTCTTAGAGACATTAATCAGGAAACAACTCAATTTATCAGATGGCTATTCATTTAGCACACAACAGTTGAGAGTACAAAGTTACCCATTATCAGACAAAATACCGATGGTAAAAAAACACTGTAATAACGTATATCATGACACATACAAACCAAAACTTTCAGTCTTCACCAATTTCtaaatttcctttttttctttttctttctttttttggttggGATGCGCTCGGTGTATGGGGAAGTTCTaccaaatattatataaagaGACAAACAAATTGCACAAGAAAAGCTTATGGTTTATGTGCCTCAAACAAGATGAAAGAATAGATTTTAAAAGTTGTGAACTATAAGAAAAGATGAACCACTATCAAAACTTTTGTTCTTCTTTTCACAGCCTCACTGAGGATGTGATGGTGCCTGGTTCATCACATTGTTACTGTGCAGCTGCATTGAAGACTCTGAAAGTAATACTGTTGCCCCCTTTGTAATGGTTTGACACTGGGAAATGAACGCAGGTGGAGGAGGCTGAGATTTATATATCTGACTGTATGCAAGATCATCCTCAATCTCATTTGCATCATTTGCAGCAGGAACTGATGCATTTAAGATAGGTTGGGAACTAAGCTGTGGCTCAGGAGGGGAAGTATAGTGTTGCTGAGTCTGAGAAAGTGCATTAATGGGTGGTGTTGCTGCTGGGACTGTTGTATAAACTTTAGAACCCAACTCAGGTACTGATTGAGCCGTCATAACCTCCTTATAAACTATTGATGGAGGGGTCATGACACTTTGCCGATGCAAGGGGGGCCGACTGGGGGCAATCACTGCTGTATGATTAATGTTTGGCTGCACCGGCATACTCTGGGATTGCATTGGCTGCACAGGAACTAAGTATATTGGGTATTGTTGATTCAATGGATAAGGACTTTGTTGCGGCTGCTGCATGGGAAGCTGATAAAACGGATAACAGGATGATACTGGCAATGGACCACTAGGATAGTGAGGTACATAACAGGCACCACCATGAACATATTGCATGCCTTGTTGGGGCTGCTTACCATCCAATGTCTGAGGTAGCTGATATCCAGAAACCTGAACCATGTTTGGCGTCTGAATGAGAGAGGGATTTGCCATGGAGCCTTCTACTTCAATAAGACTGTGTGAGGCCATAGTGGACACCACTTGAACGAGTTGCTCTTGATGAATTCCAACTTTAGGTTGAAAACCAGTACTTCCAACACCGTTATCACTGTGGAAATAAACCATATATGAAGCCCATAAGTACAGATTTAGAGGCAATCAGTATAACTGAAGGTAAGGAATATGGATCCAGATCCAAATAAATCCATGCATCTTATTTCCCGTGTTAGGTCCCGGGTGATCTAGATTCCGAATTGAAGActattgccttctctttgtttcctCTTTTCATTAGTGTATTCCCAGTAAGAAATCAATAAAAAGCCACCACTGTCTTGAGCAGATAGATTCAAAAGCTCAAGAGAACGTTACAAGTCCCTTAATTGGAGTAATAAAGAGGAAAATACTAAGACTTATTAGAGTGAATAGATTGAATGCAATTCAGGGAAGTGCAGACTGTCAACTCATACGACTACAGTAACCACACAAGCAGCCTGTCAGCCTAGATTACACGCCAAAGCATTCACCGGGagtttttttatttctatttctctTGTTGGGAGAAAGGGATGACTAGTAAGTCAAAAATATAAATCAATATGTTTCTCAGCACCTTATTATCTCTTATCTGGTACCATTGGCCCGACTAATCCGGATTTGCCCGCTAATTATTAGGGGGAAGCATTTCCTACCAGGAATTACTCCATTCCAAGGGTTTGGTTAAGGGTGGAGGGATTCCATCCATCGCATCACATCTCCTCAATTTTCACCGGGCAAAGTAGAACTCAACCGAAACGAGACTACTCATACATCACATGTATTGGGCGCAAAATTCAGTCCATCAGACCACTAGGTCAACCAAAGATCTAAACTTTTGTTAACCTACATACTCTCAATGATTCCAATAGCATAACAAGCTAACatcgaaaagaaaaaagaaaaggaaaagagtaaTACCTCTCTAATGAAGCTGATGAGGGCACTCTAACCCTTTTGTCCTGCAAATTGGCACCACCATCCTCTGATTGAACTCCAATAGCAGGCAAATTAGACATTGAAATGGAAGAACTGGTCGAACCAAAAGATGAGCTAGTCTCCAAAACCAAAGACTCGGGCACTGAACCACCCCCAAACTCCAATCCTTGCTTGGCACTCATATTTTCACTCTGACCCTCTGCAGAATTAGACCCACCCATATTTTCAAACCCGATAAGCTCATTCACAAAACCCGAATCAGTCGATTGGCCCCTTCTAGCAATCCGGGTATTATTCAAAGCATCGGAAAACCAAGAATCCGCTTTGGAATCAAGTAAAGCCGAGCCTAAGGATTCAGGCTTTACAGGAAAGAGAAATAATCTGATACGGGAAGATGTAACAGAGGCACAGGTGATCCTATCGTGTTCTTCAAGCATGTTCTGTAAGTCCTCATCGGTTGTGACAGAGATAAGAGAGTCAAGTTCCTCGTTAGGGAGCTGGTATTTGAGATAAAACGGACGGTTGCCGTAAAGGGAACGGGAAAGATGGGCAGTAAGGGCGGATAGGGACGCGGCGGTGGTACGACGGTCAACAGAGACGACACGGTTGTCACCGCCGGCGTAGCAGAGGGATTTATCGTGGGGACGTTGAACTATATGTCCACCGTAGCTGCATAAAAGGCGGACCTTGGCGGTGGAAGTGGGAAGAGGTGGCAGGTCCAAGAGGGAATCCGTGGTGGTAGACGGCGGAGCCGGCGGAGGTGGGTCCATTTAGGCGTAAATGGTGGCGGGGGATCTGGTATGTTTGGGAACAAAGCGTGAGAGAGGAAGTATGGGATTTTATTTTGGTGGCTTTAGAAGGAAaccttttttgctttttttctttctttttttgctttttgaaaGAGCAATGTAATCTTTAGATTTCTTCTGATAATAACGTTCAAACGCCTcatcaatcaaaataaaagatctAACGGAAAGGTTCTTACCTCCAACTTTTTTGTCCTAAACTTCAAGAAAAAAAATGCTGTACCAATAGAGTATATTAGGGCTAGTTCCGTGCTAGGTATAAAGtataattaattttgaaattaaatttgAGTCGAGTTTATTAATGTTTGATTGAAAAGTTTTTTTTGATAACTAATTCCGGAATTATAGTGTTTCTTATCTTATGGGAAGGTGAGATAACTAATTCTAGAATATTTAATtcagaaataattaattataatataatTTGTTTCTCAATCAAACTATCGCTTAGTACCTAATTATAAAGTGCAAGTAGACTAAACTCCAAATAGAAAGCTAAACTTGAGTCAAATGTTAACATTTTGGGTCAGTTGACCGGTCAAAAGGGTAGGATAATATTTCATTTGTTTCAGTTTATATGAGGTTGGTTTTATTTGAAATAATCCAAAATATTTGACAGTAATCTGTTGGTATATCATCTTATATAATTTTCTATAAATTAAAACAGGGGAATATATAACATTTTATGCTTCGTTTGAAAGATATAAATTAATTACAGTAGTTCCATGTCAAAGTAAATGATACTCCTAAGTCCGGTCACATAAATGAGAGCaaggaaataaggaaaataaataattaagataAATTACTGTCAAACatgtaaaagaaaaaggaaaaaggggaAAGTGAGTAATGAATAATGATACAGTGAAATCTGAGTTGGCATGCGCATATGAAATAGCTGGCAAATTCATGTGTTGGGGTAATAAACAGAGTACGATGTCTAAAGATTTATCCGAGGAGAGAGTAGTAGCAAAAAagaattaatataaaaatattcagtAGTTGAACTGATGAAACTACAAAGACAAGCTGACATGGCTGAAGGCCGACGTAATTATAGTGACATGGTTTGCCTTTGACGCGCACATTGTTTTATGGGAACATGACCCACCTCCTACTCCTGCGCCTCTTAAATACTcattgcataattttttttaaacattttTTTTGTTACAAAAATGCATTCCACGCGAGTTGAAAAAGGTTTTGAaagggtaattttatttttattttatatattacgtaaaaattataatattataatTTATAAGAATAGTATTGAATAtgatatataattaatatatatattagtTATACTATAGATTGAAAAACACTATCAAACAAGGAattaataatatcaaaactaaTACATGTATTATTTTCCTTAATATATCCTACCAAATGACCCTAAAAATTTTAGGTTTTATAGTGAGATTTCCCAATTTGAATTCGAATTAAATCATACTGCGAAACAGAAGAATTCCGTACGGGTAACAAACACCAAGTAAAAACAAATTACCACTACTCCCTCTATTTATTTCATGGAATAAACAAGTGCATGTTGATAAGTAGTATACAATTGTAATCAAGATAACAAGATATATCTATATCTAGATCGCCGTATTAGGTAATCTAACAAGAGATTGATGCAAATAGTATTGTAAGAGCAAGTCCAATTCCTAATATAGATAGATTGGAAACTTATCCTTCCACGTCTGATGTCTAATATTTGAACATGTCAATTTATTTAAATACAGCGATAGCATATAAATATGCCAAGAGGGATTTATGTAGAACCCTATTGTCTAAATCCGTTGACGATCAGACTACTCAAAGGGGCTGATATTGTCGGTAgtgtagtgtgtacgcataccttacccctacctttgtGAGGATAGATaggctatttccaatagaccatcgactcaggaaagcataagcactacattaatgaaaatatagacaagaacgGACAATAcaaaaaagccatataaaagcagaataaaaacaacaagacagtaaggtgatcaacaatgaaagaaaacaacggttagtcataaaaatctactaccaacagaaagcgagactgcgtgccaatattactgttatgaacactctagattacctactctactaccttaatcctcgaccttcataccttcctatcaagggtcatgtcctcggttacCTGAAattgcgccatgtcttgcctaatcacctctctccCCACCTCTTATTTGGCCTACCCTTACCTCTCTGTAGGctctccaatgtcaacctctcacacatCCTCGCCGGGGCGTCTATGCAACttctcctcacatgaccaaaccacatAAGTCGCGCTTCCCAcgtcttgtcctcaataggggtcaCACCCACCttatcgcgaataacctcatttctgatcctatctaacctagcgtgcccgcacatccatctcaacatcctcatctctgctaccttcatcttctggatatgagcgatcttgactggccaacactcagccccatacaacatcgttggtctgaccatcactctgtagaacttaccctgaagttttggtggcaccttcttgtcacataaAACACCCGAAGCGACTcttcatttcatccatcccgccccaacACAATgggtgacatcttcatcaatctccccatccccctgaataatagacctaaggtacttaaaactccctcttctagggatgacctgcgagtccagcctcacctcaccttcccctccttgagtctctccactgaacttacacttcaagtattctgtcttggtcctgctcaacttgaaacctttagattccaggtTCTGCCTTCCACACCTCTAATTGCGCATTCACACCGTCTCgcttctcgtcaatcaatacaatatcatctgcaaatagtatgcaccacgacacctccccttggatgtggtgcgtcagtacgtccatcacgagagcaaacaaaaaagggtcgagtgccgacccctgatgcaaccccatcatagcCAAAAAAATGGTCTGAGTTCCCACCCACCGTCCTCACCCGGGTCTTTAtttcatcatacatgtccttaatcaacctaacgtaggcaACTGGTATACCTctaacctccaaacatctccacaaaacctccttCGGAACTTTATTATACgtcttttctaagtcgatgaacaccatatgcaagtctttctttctctccctatactgctccatcaatctcctaacaaggttgatggcttctgtagtcgaacgcctCGGCATAAACCCGAACTAGTTCTCGGAAATAgatacactcctcctcacccttagctctaccactctcccCTATACTTTtatagtatggctaagcagcttgataccccgatagttattgcaattttggatatcacccttgttcttgtatacatgaaccatcgtgctccacctctactcttcgggcatctttttcgttctaaaaatgacattaaataatcTAGTGAGCCACTCCGAGCCTGCCTTACTCGCGCTCTTCCAAAACTTCACCGGGATTTCATTCGGCCCGGTTGctttgcccctgctcatcttacacatagccccctcaacttcataaactctaatccgcctacaatacccaaagtcacaacgactccctgagagttccaaatcacccagtACAATACTCTTGTCCCCATCCTCGTTCAAGAGACTACGGAAataggtctgccatctccgacGGATAAGCCCCTCATCTAACAAAACTCTACCtccttcgtccttgatgcacttcacttgatCCAAGTCACGCGTCTTCCTTTCTCGCGCCTTGACTAAcctgaacaacctcttatccccACCTCGGCCCTCGAGTTCCTCATTCAAACGACTAAAAGCTGCAGTCTTGACCGTCGTGACTGCTagctttgcctctttcttagccaacttataatGTTCCCTAGTCGCCCTCTTTTCCTCCTCGTCTACACTTGCTAGTTAATTGCTCATTAGTCATAATTATGAACTTTACTCTAGtatgatttattttttaaaatttccttCACTTTTCCCGTTCTTAGTAAGATGTACATGTATTCAAATGGTCATCTATGTTACTCCGAACTATTATAGTGATATCGATAACTTAAGAGTTCCTAATTTACAATAAAACATAAAATATAGTAGTATAAACAATGGGTTTCTCCAACTGATCGATATTACTTTCATTCAAAAtcatttatgttttgtttttatTCAATTTCTGGTTTCGTTAGTGAGTTAGGTAGGTAGCCAGCCTAACAATAACAATTAACAGATGGTCGTTAAGTCGTTAGTCTAACAGGCATGTCGAAGC
Proteins encoded in this window:
- the LOC107821018 gene encoding protein PAL OF QUIRKY, which codes for MDPPPPAPPSTTTDSLLDLPPLPTSTAKVRLLCSYGGHIVQRPHDKSLCYAGGDNRVVSVDRRTTAASLSALTAHLSRSLYGNRPFYLKYQLPNEELDSLISVTTDEDLQNMLEEHDRITCASVTSSRIRLFLFPVKPESLGSALLDSKADSWFSDALNNTRIARRGQSTDSGFVNELIGFENMGGSNSAEGQSENMSAKQGLEFGGGSVPESLVLETSSSFGSTSSSISMSNLPAIGVQSEDGGANLQDKRVRVPSSASLESDNGVGSTGFQPKVGIHQEQLVQVVSTMASHSLIEVEGSMANPSLIQTPNMVQVSGYQLPQTLDGKQPQQGMQYVHGGACYVPHYPSGPLPVSSCYPFYQLPMQQPQQSPYPLNQQYPIYLVPVQPMQSQSMPVQPNINHTAVIAPSRPPLHRQSVMTPPSIVYKEVMTAQSVPELGSKVYTTVPAATPPINALSQTQQHYTSPPEPQLSSQPILNASVPAANDANEIEDDLAYSQIYKSQPPPPAFISQCQTITKGATVLLSESSMQLHSNNVMNQAPSHPQ